The region TTGGCTGATGCCATTTCTAATCTTCCAGCCGATAAGAGGCACTTGTCGGAAGCCGAAATGCGCCAACTTTTGTTGCATGTTGCAGAAGGCCTTAGATACATACATTCTATGCAATTAGTTCACATGGATATTAAGcctggaaatatttttatttcaaaagaaaagaggCTCCATACCGTTAATTATGATTCTGCTGATGACGGGTTTGATGAGGAAGAGACCGTCGAAGAAGAAATAACTTATAAAATTGGAGATTTGGGTCACGTCACTTCAATTAGTAACCCGCAAGTTGAAGAAGGCGACTGCAGATATCTTCCAGCAGAAATTCTTCATGAAGACTTTACTCATTTACCTAAGGCTGATATTTTTGCATTGGGTTTAACAGTTTATGAAGCTGGAGGTGGGGGTGCTTTGCCTAAAAATGGTCCCGAATGGCATGAAATTAGGAATGGAAACCTCAAGGAGCTACCACATTATAGTAGAGATCTGAACGAATTATTAAAGGTAATTGAACATTCTTACGTTTAGACTGAACAGTGTGCAAATTGCTTAACTGAATTGCaaattggaaattttcaacactcCAACATTATGATTGATTTTCCAATATTTCCTTAAATTAGTTGCAAAATtagattatttattatacactgTTTTCAATTTAGATTTCCTTTTCAGacttgtatatataaatataccgtTTTCATTTTAATCTGAATGTAGTGCATTGTCTCATTGTACCAGAGTGAAGATCGTATGTTTCTTGTATATTAGTTCACActgtatcaattttattcttcagcTGATGATTCATCCAAAACCAGAGATGCGACCATCTGCAGTATCGTTAATTCAAAACAGAGTTTTATCCCCATTTGGGAATAAGACCAAAGCTCAACTACGGCGGGAGCTAAATGCTGAGAAACTTAAAAATGAAATCCTGATGAAGCAACTTCAAGAAGCTGCTAAATGCCTAAAAACTATTGCACCCAACATGGGTGCTATCAATCTCTCTACAAATTTTGGGGGATATAGATTGAGGCCGACAACAACCAGAACCTCTTCACGGGCAGTTGGCAAAAAGGTTAATCGTAGTAATAGTACGACAAATTTTTGATGGTTATTCATGAAAGAAAAGTCAATGCAAGCTTTGAAGCAAGCATGGCATCAGATGGTGCCTTGATATTGTGATATCCAAGTAACTTTAGTAAgtaagtgaaataaaatgaatttttaacccAAAATAATTAGTATGCAGAGTTGAAATCATAATGTGCCACTAACTAAGGACGAATATATTGCTTGTCAAAATTAATCACTTCAATGTCAAGGcttaatttataataaaaataatttgaacagGTCAGACtgtattttatattctataattctcaattttgTACCTTAAACATTCTCCTGTTGTTGTCGATGTCACCTCCAAGGTCCCAGCAAAATACATCCATTTTGTTCAACTTTATTCTACACACGTGTATCAAGTAAAATGGattaatttgatgaaatatatatttctttatttttctcagtaGGCCGAGGTACAGAGTTAAACGAACATTGAATGAATATGTGTCTGGCAATACTGCGTCCTTATATTCCTAACTCCATTTAACTCGCGACAATTTGACTCTGCATACGATGTTACAACGTAATAAATATACTCAAAAAACAGTTTGTTGATTGAGTTACCCAGGAGCTagagtattttcttttctaaattattttgtcaatttttttataagtgCACTTTTCAGTATGCCTTGAATATCGTatcataaatatacatatatatgtagaaatatataaatattatatgaaGTAAATAATACGTTGATGTAATTAGAAAGCAGAATTTCATTCCCATTTTCTGGTTAAGCTTGGAATGGTGAATGTGAAGTTTACGCTTTCTGCTCTTTTACAATGTAGgtcatttttttatagaaaagtAAACCAGTTAACTTTGGCAGTAACACATTTACCCCAGTTTTGAGTTACCTGGGAAATACGGAAAAATATGCGATGTATCCAGACAATAAATCGTAGCTGTGAACCTTTTTTATAATGCTGAAGCTGTCTGGCTACaagaattaatataattaccCATGTTTCGACTAATAACTTCATTCCTTGCAGGATTTACATTAATCCgttatcattaattttttatctaattttcatttaagcTTAAACAATAACTAAACCTTGGTGTAGCATGAAATATCCAAGGAAATTATGCAGCTACAATACTCTCCCAATTTCCCAGGTGTCTTTGTATTTATATCTACAGCATACAGAGCTGCTGctgtacatttttcatttacactcCAATCGGAactattaaaattcatttcgatgTTTTTCTCTAATATTGTTAGTATTAAAAGTGAACAAAAGTTCTCATAGTTTCCAATGAATTCATCAACTTGAAATGCATTAATTATGATTATGCGAAATTGTGTTCTAGTTATCAGATATAAtgcatgacattttttttcttgctaaatttgaaaatttgccacgataaaattaatttcaatattgcaaattttcaagttCAGAAATCAATAGTCATTTTCATAAGTCACGAAAATATCGGTAAGTCTGTGACAAAGCAAACTTTAGCCAGAATGAAAGTTTGTTGATTTTCAGAACACACTAACGTCTATACCATTGTGACATCGTTTTTATATTGTAGTTACTTGTGCCGTTATGTAGATAATTGTTAAGCAGTGTGACCAGAGGTACAGCATCGTTAGAACATTGGAATCATTCTTACTGTGCCCAACAGATTGGTGTATGTGATGGAAGGTTTCTCACATTAGTCTGTGATTTTACTTTAAATAGTAAAAACGAACTTGGAGTGTGTTTTACaaccattatttttttaattgtatttTGCTTATATGAGCACGGCCTGTTTTGTAAGCTATGTACTAATTGCGTAATGTAGTTATTATCTGTAAACtgtcattattttcattatatcaTACCGTGAATCGATATACATGTATctagtgataaaattttataatttttggtATTTACAATGTAAGTCCAAATAATAAGCGATTGTTGCATGTAATTTTAACTTGAAAGTATGTTATAATTAACCATATATGATagataattaagaaaaaaagtacatttaattcgaataattgataaaatataagaTAATTTAATCTTAcatcaataataattacagaCTAAGAATCAATTGACTGAcaatttacatacatataagaTTAATTTAGTGATGTGTATTGTCCTAacataatttaaattttatttatcacgaTAACTATCTACATATGTTATAATACTTAAGTACTTGTGACATCGCATCAATGTTTCTATGTAATTTCGAAATATATCTTTACGAATAGCAGTGGACTAGTCGATCTTGGGGAAGCCTGCAACCAATCATGCTTCGGTGCAAAAGGAACACTAGCGACGCttgtggtgaaattttttagtgGGCGGATTCTATCAATTCACCCATTTGAGTTCCTCCTCATATGCGTTGATTTCATACTCTAAATCATATGTAGTCttcaagaataattttttttttttcaactgaatTACATTAACAGCAAAATGTTTATTTTCCcttgataaattattcaaattcttcCGATTTATctgatgttaatttttttttaatttgcattgaaatatttattcaagtttttaaaatgGAATTATCacatataattaatttatttaaataattttaataaattaaatacatttaatttcgtttcgttatatttaaattattatgaattgaaaattgaagttaTAACTATCATAATTGTTGCTGAACGCGTATACGTGGTTAGACAAGGATAGAGAAGCGATATGCAGCTTTCTCTTTCTATTGCGCTATCACATTCACCAACGGACAACCTCCGTACTCCCGCGGTCTATTCTTATTACAATAGAGATGTCTATGCTTTCTATACACGGAGATAGTGCTCTTTACCTCTGCCCTCCATTACGCCAACTTCATCGCAAGTTATTGAGTACGTTTATACGGTGCTGTTATTCCGGTTGTAATATGGCTGACATAACAAAATAGGATTTCAAAATGTGTAAATCCATTATTTCCGATCTAATACGCCATTTACAAGCATTTTTAAATCCGGTATTATACGTCAGCCATAGTAAAACCGGAATAACAACGCCGTGTAAACGTATCATAATCACAATTCGTATAGAATGAAACTCGCAATTTTGTTTGAACTGAAAACAAGATAGCCCAAAAGGGAAGAcattaatgaatattaatatGCCTTATGTGGTGTTTTCTATTTACCGCTCTCTGGTTTTCTAGTCTATTGACAGACGCGGAACTGTAATCTATAATATGtagtacatacatacaataatattcattaataCCTTATATAATCTTCCAGCTATCTTATTTTCCGTCCGAACGAAAATGCAAATTTGATTGGCGATGCAGCCATAGACTGCGGTCCGTGCATTGAGCTGAAGTCCTAATTAGAAAGAGAAAGCAACAGCGGAAGTCCTACCTCTCACTTTAATCGGTGCTAATCAGGGTAAGAAGACAGTTGAAACtcggttgaaaataattagtgAACCCAATGTGCACCGGTTAACCACTTATTACGATATAAAACGACGTATCATGAACAATAAGGTTCGgcaatttctttaattatctAAAATTTTACGCTACTGCGTCTGGCGCCAAATCAAACTATCTTTATCGTTATTGTTCAGATTTGTACCTGCACCGTAGGGTGCCAAATTATCCGCTCTCGACCTTTCTTTAAATATCGTTTCTAGAATCAGTCGAGTTCACATCGTACAAGTGTTAAACGAATTAATATCTAATGAACATGATTTTCGAtctatataaatttttattatatgaaTATTCGCAGGGCATTTGAATGGCTGTTACGCATTCGTGTTCATTAtgagtatgtatgtacgttcTTGAGCCTCGTCAAAAAGGTGTTCTATTTTGCTGCGGGCTTCGACGACTTCAAGGCAGACTTCAAGGGCGTCCCATTTTACCCCGTTGTCCCTAAgaatacttatttatttatttattcaggtGGCACAGGACACAAGAAAAGCACATTACACAAAGGGGAGAGTCAGGCAAAACCCCGTACCGATTCGAAAAACAGtgctaattatttttttactttgtaattgattcgaaaaaaagtGTCAATTACTTTCctaatttgtaatttattagTGAGTAAGTCGAGTCTGATCTGTTTGGATGCTAaacattcttcttctttccagTGGCTATTCCCCAATGATGCTAAACATTCTTTCAAGTTAAGACTTAAAACTGTGCATATACTACTGAAGATAGTTAGTCATGCCATCAACCTCGCGTAAACTGCAGCCGAAGTGATGAGAGAGCAGGATATATACCTGGATACTTATTAGGGTATGTTCCGATATACACTGCGAGCACTGTAAGGTGCGACGTCAATTTAGTATACTGCGAAGCCGTTCCTTTATACTTATATAGCTATACTGGTTACTGTTTAAAACGGAACACAGTACAGTATACTgtgatcgacattttttggcgttactttcatttcatacataatatttgtttcacactacaataaacacaatttcttcaaattttacatttttgttttgaacggccggtatttttaaatgacaatattcaataataataattatcaatagtGGAAGCTGTTAAATTTCTGAACGCTGTTGATCACGTGATCAAAGCACTGAGAGCACCTTACCCCGAAAACACCAGTGTTCACAGTAGAAAAATGACGACGATTTATGACGTCATATATTTCCCTAGGATACTGCGACTGTATACTGTTAGGGTATGTTCCGATATACACTGCGAGCACTGTAAGGTGTGTCGTCAATTTAGTATACTCCGAAGCCGTTCCTTTATAGTTAGCTATACTGGTTACTGCTTAAAACGGAACGCAGTACAGTATACTgtgatcgacattttttggcgttactttcatttcatacataatatttgtttcacattgcaataaacacaatttattcaaattttccatttttgtttttaatggccggtatttttaaatgacaatattcaataataaaaaacatgaGAGCTGTCATGGGACAGCCGGTACGAACGAAGTTCCTTACGCTATATTACTGctcattgaataaattaagaacgtttaattgaagaataattaaatgaaaaatcaaatatatgaaggaatggtaataaaatcgtacgaatgtgtttttgaaagatataaaaagaaagagaggcaAAGTATAGACGTACGCTGTGAGAGAGCGCGCTGCGGCCCAAAGTATAGTTGTACGCTgtaggagagagaaagaggggcgAAGTATAGTCGTGCGctgtgagtgagagagaccgCTGCTGCCGTCTCCCACCCCAAGCgctgagacagagagagagagcgcgcgCACACGCtggaatagagagagagagagagagggagatcgCGCGCACTATAGCAAACGAGCACTATAGCCAAAAAGTGTCGGTTTTTTGGTGTCGTTTTTTTCCGCCTAGCCCCTACGGTGAACGAGCGATAAGGAACTTCGTTCcaataattatcaatagtGGAAGCTGTTAAATTTCTGAACGCTGTTGATCACGTGATCAAAGCACTGAGAGCACCTTACCTCGAAACCTCCAGTGTTCACAGTAGAAATATGGTGGTTATTCATGACGTCATATATTTCCCTAGGGTACTGCGGCCGTATACTGCAGTCCATATCGGAACGAATTTTTCTACAGTGAGAGCACTGTGCAGTGCTCGCAGTGCATATCGGAACATACCCTCAGTCTATggccgtgttcgtaaattgactgacagtactgaaaattccctaggacagagtcaGAGCTATCCACGAACTTGGAagcgcaaaagagatgaaagattgctgacagtactgtcagtcaattttcgaacacggcctATAACGGAACGAATTTCTCCCCAGTAAGAGCACTGAACAGTGCTCGCAGTGTATATCGGAACATACCCTTAGTCTGGACAGGCTGTGAGAAAACGTATCAAGCCAATGAGACGAAGAGCGCGAGAGATTCAGTCTTAAACCTtctacctctctctctctctctctctctctttctcttacTTCTCCGCCACTCTTTCTGTACACGCAAAACTATCTCCAATATAGTATATGCTCAGAAGAGTtggtaaaatttcacctcaagatagttttgagaaaagaCAACAGGTAGCGAACGAATTTTAAGCATTACCGACAtctattaatttttacaagtgtGGTCGGCCATCTGTGTCAGCGTTTATGCGTAGTGTAGCGAGATTTCATAATGGCGACCATCTCTACTCAAGAGAGCACGCATTCCCGCCGAGAAATCGAGTAATTTTGGTggttttttcgcaatttctaTGTGGTTAACGTCGCGCATCTAACGATAATGATCATAGAGAACCCTGATCAGTTTAAGGCGTGGCTCACTGCTGTCCTGGAGCCGCTGTAAGTAGGCCAGCTTGTCTCATTGTAGATTTATGTGTGTGTGAAACTGATATCGTCGATGAGTGTACATGTGGTATACCACCGTACCTGTATGAGGGGTGATAATTACATGTGTTGTGTCCAGCGCTTCCATCTGACCCCCGAGACCCCCTAGTGCGACCGCAGTTTTGCTCTTCAATAATCCTTTAAAATATCAAGAAACTTCTGTGCTTGAGTATGATATCGGTTACTCCAATCAAAATTGCATACTTCTCTCATCtcttacaaatttttcacacatctCTTCGCTGAGTTTACTTCTCATTTTGCAAATTCCTACTAATGTTTTCACTTCTACTAACCGTGTGCCAAATTTTATCTCATTCAACCTACATCAATTTGACACCTACCTTATAGTGCTATAATCGTGATGAAGCCACAGTAATATGCTTTTTATCGCAATCCTGACATTATCGTCTGTTTCATACCCAAGTACAAATGGACAATACAATGGACATTTTGTCCAACTTTACTTTTGGGTAATCAAACTTAGTTGCTTTATTGTCTCTGTAAAAAACGTTCTGGCACGTAATCATTTAATCCGGAGATGGGTATCGTGATTAAGCTAAATAGATCACCTATAAACCATACCATGAGGtgtgattttgataaaaatttttaaatgcagTAATATTACAATATCCTGAAATATATGTCGTGTACTACGACAAGATATTATCCCTAATGGACCTATGTGATAACACATTTTAGCATTCCCAAAGCATTAGCACAAAATAGAATGGAACAAGTTGACTTTAGTTTCttatttataagaaaataGTTCCTTGTAACAAATTTACGAATCTACGACATTGCGAATGAAAGATGGTGACATTAACAAACATTCAAGCAATTAAAGATTTGAACTAAAGATATTATTTCAACTCATCAAAATTAAAAGGCATAGATTcacatcatatttttattaacacCTATCTTAGGATAGAGGTGATTATTTCCTATTATATTTCAAGCTGAGAATCTAATGCTTGTATAATTGCCTAGTGTATGAATGTTATTGCTACTTAAGATACATACAAGCATTTGGGGTTTCATGAATATTAGATATATCGTTCAATGTATGTACGGTCTTTGTATAGATGCGATGCAGATCCTGCTGCCCTGGCAAAGTATGTCTATGCTCTAGTCAAGAAAGACAAAACACTGGAAGAGTTGCGTGGCGGCATGGTTGAACAGTTGGATGTATTTTTACAACAAGGTATATTtacattcttatttttttcttttttgagtTAAGTTCATGCTCCATGGGTATGATTCAATACAAATTGGTAAAAAAGGATTTCTACTTACACTGAGTTAGATTATTTAACAAAGATGTGCTTTATTACCACAGGCATTCtacaattcataaaatttaatgTAACATGTGTGTTTTGCCTCACAGAAACAAAGAATTTCGTTGAACTTTTATTCAAAACCTTGGAGACACAAGAGTACGTATTACCTCCCCCAAAAGGAGCACCTGAGGGTGGTGGAACACCACCTAGTATAAACCCACCACCTCCTGTTGAAAAGCAAGTCGAGATTATTATTCCCCCGCCTCCACCTACTGGTAGCCCTCCACAACCGGCTCAAGTGAATGGAGCTACCCCTGCAATAGTAATTAAAAGAGAAACTAGAAAATCTGACTCTGAGAAAGATGtacaagaaaaagagaagcGATCGCGAAGCAGGTATGCTTCACAGTTATACATTTGCCTTTATTCTGTTACATTAGAACATACTCATACACCTTTtgtgatgaaatttctatattaCTATACTTTCACGTTTTTTCCACAAAGAAGCGGAAGGATAAGATCAAGAACTAGATCGCGGTCACGGTCCTGGGAACGAGACCGAAGGCGATCTAGGAGCCGAGAACACATCCGCCGAGACAGAGAGCGTGACAGAAGCCGTCCTTGGAGAAACAAATCACCACCTCCTAACACCAGGAGGCACGATAGGaggtaaatatattttttacttactggataactagaaaaattcctACTCACGTGTCAActcattgaaataattattcaatctaATATCTccaaaatatattatatcaatTGTAGGCGCACAAGAAGCCGCAGTACATCACCATTACGTTCACGTATTCGCGATGGTCCTGACACTCGTGATCATAGAGCTCGGTTCCGAAACAGATCTCCTACACCTCTTAGATCTCGATCTAGATCACGGTCTACAGATCGTAAGAAAGTCGATAGATCTGAAAGAAATGAAGCTGCGCGAGTAGAGAGAGGGGATGGAAGTCCTGGTGGTGGAACTCCGACACAAGACAGTAATCACGGAGATGTAGACATGAGACTTTCTACCACCAGTCAATCTATCCAAAGTGTTGTAGCTGTAGGTGCTAATCCACCAAATAGTCAATCTGGTACTCTTCAACCCAAGAGACGGTGTAGAGATTTCGATGGTATGTTTGACCTTCTACGTTTCGTCAATCAAATAATTCTTGACACTTAATAACTCATGAATCCTAATGATGTTTATTTCAGAGAAGGGATACTGCATGAGAGGAGATCTCTGTCCGTATGATCATGGTACTGACCCAGTAGTTTTGGAGGACGTTGCTTTGAGTCGTGTATTAAATTTTGGGCCTCACGGACCTCAAGCCCCAGGCACGGTACCTGTTTCCTCTGTACCTGAACCTCCTCCAGGACCAAATGGCAATGCTCCACCTCCCCACTTACCGCTTGCCAGTCTACCGCCACCGCATCTGCGAAATCAGCATCATTCTAATATGGGTAATTATTGAATAGACTCATTACTGTCCTATGCTCTCTCCCCAAGGACAGAAAAGGAGGTTCGATAATATCGAAGATTTCATATCATCCAGCAGTCTTCGGGGTGTTTACAGACTCTTAGATGCCTAGAATATTTCCAGGTTTATAACTTCTAAGGTAAACTGTTATGAAAATGCGTTTTGGAACGGAATATCTGTGGACACCCTGATAACAACCGCGAGATACACCACTGGCTTTCATATAAAGGCATATGCAATAAATGAGTTATGATAGTTGCATTTGCAGAATATAATCCAGATGCTCCAAGTATGGAACCCCGCATGCCATGGGGTCGACATCCGCCGCCAGGTCCAGGAATATATGGCCGTGGACAGCGTGAACTTATCAGTGTACCTGTCATACCGCATTCAAATCCGAGTGAGATGCCACATACACCAAATAATCCATTAAAGCGTAAGCAGGCGTTTGACTTCAATCGCCTTGGACCGAAACAACGAGTTGTACATAATCCAGCTAATTGTTCtcttgaattgaaaaaagttccACGCAGTTTGAATAACATTACTCAGTTAAATAATCACTTTTCACGTTtcggaaaaattgttaatatacAAGTAAATTTCGGTGGTGACCCTGAGGCGGCATTAGTCACCTTCCAGATACCATCTGAAGCAAAAGCTGCCTATCGAAGTACAGAAGCAGTTTTGAATAATAGATTTATCAAGGTCTTTTGGCACAACAATGTTAACAATAATTCAACTAGTGGAGCCATTGAAAACGTACCTCCAGGTGAGAAAAACGGTAAATAATTCTCATTTACTACCACAGTATTTTTTGTTCCAAGTTATTGATGCTTTGACCTCATTTGGTAaacgtagaagaaaaaaattatttaataccACAAAAAACAGTCTAGATATAATCACttcatttttttgtcaaatggAGCAGGAAGTCGTCCATCTGTTAAAGAGAGGCTAGGCGCTACAATTAACCAACCGATAAaaactgaagaaaatgaatatgTTCCCACTCGTCGTGCAACAGAAGAGCCAGTGACGCCAACTGTGATACCTGTGTCACCAAAAGCACCTCCCATACCATCTAGAGAAGACAAAGTATTGGctataaaaaaatctcaagaaATGTTAGCGGCCAAGGAAacgttaaaaaagaaacaggaGGAAAAACGGAAGGAAG is a window of Neodiprion pinetum isolate iyNeoPine1 chromosome 4, iyNeoPine1.2, whole genome shotgun sequence DNA encoding:
- the swm gene encoding RNA-binding protein 26 isoform X1 codes for the protein MIIENPDQFKAWLTAVLEPLCDADPAALAKYVYALVKKDKTLEELRGGMVEQLDVFLQQETKNFVELLFKTLETQEYVLPPPKGAPEGGGTPPSINPPPPVEKQVEIIIPPPPPTGSPPQPAQVNGATPAIVIKRETRKSDSEKDVQEKEKRSRSRSGRIRSRTRSRSRSWERDRRRSRSREHIRRDRERDRSRPWRNKSPPPNTRRHDRRRTRSRSTSPLRSRIRDGPDTRDHRARFRNRSPTPLRSRSRSRSTDRKKVDRSERNEAARVERGDGSPGGGTPTQDSNHGDVDMRLSTTSQSIQSVVAVGANPPNSQSGTLQPKRRCRDFDEKGYCMRGDLCPYDHGTDPVVLEDVALSRVLNFGPHGPQAPGTVPVSSVPEPPPGPNGNAPPPHLPLASLPPPHLRNQHHSNMVAFAEYNPDAPSMEPRMPWGRHPPPGPGIYGRGQRELISVPVIPHSNPSEMPHTPNNPLKRKQAFDFNRLGPKQRVVHNPANCSLELKKVPRSLNNITQLNNHFSRFGKIVNIQVNFGGDPEAALVTFQIPSEAKAAYRSTEAVLNNRFIKVFWHNNVNNNSTSGAIENVPPGEKNGSRPSVKERLGATINQPIKTEENEYVPTRRATEEPVTPTVIPVSPKAPPIPSREDKVLAIKKSQEMLAAKETLKKKQEEKRKEAIKLTADLRKRKQELLDKQLVEIRSLIERAEKNPDQKDAIMVTIKTMQQSIDSLRKDLATNGQVGANKSQIKTREQTQKEILDAELDLMTAQQEGQDPGELQKRLNELKAQAAALGLNAGLGVGRGARPTKVTRGSHVLSYRGRGRGSFAHVSVDHRPTSLLISGYESEEKEEVLAHFQQYGEIVNQMVDDATPSIVINFKSRKEAEVALVKGRTFQDRLLSVTWVTGHHLHRGGGGNANSNIPQPARSEQAPATADEELELEVRTLSNLNISDDNYNMGSRELQKLYFWRKTKRRKTRMESLAVGDDSSVNVLCDAMSILAIVTVGLYGRISVVYHSHDHWTEF
- the swm gene encoding RNA-binding protein 26 isoform X5, coding for MIIENPDQFKAWLTAVLEPLCDADPAALAKYVYALVKKDKTLEELRGGMVEQLDVFLQQETKNFVELLFKTLETQEYVLPPPKGAPEGGGTPPSINPPPPVEKQVEIIIPPPPPTGSPPQPAQVNGATPAIVIKRETRKSDSEKDVQEKEKRSRSRSGRIRSRTRSRSRSWERDRRRSRSREHIRRDRERDRSRPWRNKSPPPNTRRHDRRRTRSRSTSPLRSRIRDGPDTRDHRARFRNRSPTPLRSRSRSRSTDRKKVDRSERNEAARVERGDGSPGGGTPTQDSNHGDVDMRLSTTSQSIQSVVAVGANPPNSQSGTLQPKRRCRDFDEKGYCMRGDLCPYDHGTDPVVLEDVALSRVLNFGPHGPQAPGTVPVSSVPEPPPGPNGNAPPPHLPLASLPPPHLRNQHHSNMVAFAEYNPDAPSMEPRMPWGRHPPPGPGIYGRGQRELISVPVIPHSNPSEMPHTPNNPLKRKQAFDFNRLGPKQRVVHNPANCSLELKKVPRSLNNITQLNNHFSRFGKIVNIQVNFGGDPEAALVTFQIPSEAKAAYRSTEAVLNNRFIKVFWHNNVNNNSTSGAIENVPPGEKNGSRPSVKERLGATINQPIKTEENEYVPTRRATEEPVTPTVIPVSPKAPPIPSREDKVLAIKKSQEMLAAKETLKKKQEEKRKEAIKLTADLRKRKQELLDKQLVEIRSLIERAEKNPDQKDAIMVTIKTMQQSIDSLRKDLATNGQVGANKSQIKTREQTQKEILDAELDLMTAQQEGQDPGELQKRLNELKAQAAALGLNAGLGVGRGARPTKVTRGSHVLSYRGRGRGSFAHVSVDHRPTSLLISGYESEEKEEVLAHFQQYGEIVNQMVDDATPSIVINFKSRKEAEVALVKGRTFQDRLLSVTWVTGHHLHRGGGGNANSNIPQPARSEQAPATADEELELEVRTLSNLNISDDNGAAEALLLEENEEEEDEDGEPRSWRR
- the swm gene encoding RNA-binding protein 26 isoform X6, yielding MIIENPDQFKAWLTAVLEPLCDADPAALAKYVYALVKKDKTLEELRGGMVEQLDVFLQQETKNFVELLFKTLETQEYVLPPPKGAPEGGGTPPSINPPPPVEKQVEIIIPPPPPTGSPPQPAQVNGATPAIVIKRETRKSDSEKDVQEKEKRSRSRSGRIRSRTRSRSRSWERDRRRSRSREHIRRDRERDRSRPWRNKSPPPNTRRHDRRRTRSRSTSPLRSRIRDGPDTRDHRARFRNRSPTPLRSRSRSRSTDRKKVDRSERNEAARVERGDGSPGGGTPTQDSNHGDVDMRLSTTSQSIQSVVAVGANPPNSQSGTLQPKRRCRDFDEKGYCMRGDLCPYDHGTDPVVLEDVALSRVLNFGPHGPQAPGTVPVSSVPEPPPGPNGNAPPPHLPLASLPPPHLRNQHHSNMVAFAEYNPDAPSMEPRMPWGRHPPPGPGIYGRGQRELISVPVIPHSNPSEMPHTPNNPLKRKQAFDFNRLGPKQRVVHNPANCSLELKKVPRSLNNITQLNNHFSRFGKIVNIQVNFGGDPEAALVTFQIPSEAKAAYRSTEAVLNNRFIKVFWHNNVNNNSTSGAIENVPPGEKNGSRPSVKERLGATINQPIKTEENEYVPTRRATEEPVTPTVIPVSPKAPPIPSREDKVLAIKKSQEMLAAKETLKKKQEEKRKEAIKLTADLRKRKQELLDKQLVEIRSLIERAEKNPDQKDAIMVTIKTMQQSIDSLRKDLATNGQVGANKSQIKTREQTQKEILDAELDLMTAQQEGQDPGELQKRLNELKAQAAALGLNAGLGVGRGARPTKVTRGSHVLSYRGRGRGSFAHVSVDHRPTSLLISGYESEEKEEVLAHFQQYGEIVNQMVDDATPSIVINFKSRKEAEVALVKGRTFQDRLLSVTWVTGHHLHRGGGGNANSNIPQPARSEQAPATADEELELEGAAEALLLEENEEEEDEDGEPRSWRR
- the swm gene encoding RNA-binding protein 26 isoform X4; the encoded protein is MIIENPDQFKAWLTAVLEPLCDADPAALAKYVYALVKKDKTLEELRGGMVEQLDVFLQQETKNFVELLFKTLETQEYVLPPPKGAPEGGGTPPSINPPPPVEKQVEIIIPPPPPTGSPPQPAQVNGATPAIVIKRETRKSDSEKDVQEKEKRSRSRSGRIRSRTRSRSRSWERDRRRSRSREHIRRDRERDRSRPWRNKSPPPNTRRHDRRRTRSRSTSPLRSRIRDGPDTRDHRARFRNRSPTPLRSRSRSRSTDRKKVDRSERNEAARVERGDGSPGGGTPTQDSNHGDVDMRLSTTSQSIQSVVAVGANPPNSQSGTLQPKRRCRDFDEKGYCMRGDLCPYDHGTDPVVLEDVALSRVLNFGPHGPQAPGTVPVSSVPEPPPGPNGNAPPPHLPLASLPPPHLRNQHHSNMVAFAEYNPDAPSMEPRMPWGRHPPPGPGIYGRGQRELISVPVIPHSNPSEMPHTPNNPLKRKQAFDFNRLGPKQRVVHNPANCSLELKKVPRSLNNITQLNNHFSRFGKIVNIQVNFGGDPEAALVTFQIPSEAKAAYRSTEAVLNNRFIKVFWHNNVNNNSTSGAIENVPPGSRPSVKERLGATINQPIKTEENEYVPTRRATEEPVTPTVIPVSPKAPPIPSREDKVLAIKKSQEMLAAKETLKKKQEEKRKEAIKLTADLRKRKQELLDKQLVEIRSLIERAEKNPDQKDAIMVTIKTMQQSIDSLRKDLATNGQVGANKSQIKTREQTQKEILDAELDLMTAQQEGQDPGELQKRLNELKAQAAALGLNAGLGVGRGARPTKVTRGSHVLSYRGRGRGSFAHVSVDHRPTSLLISGYESEEKEEVLAHFQQYGEIVNQMVDDATPSIVINFKSRKEAEVALVKGRTFQDRLLSVTWVTGHHLHRGGGGNANSNIPQPARSEQAPATADEELELEVRTLSNLNISDDNYNMGSRELQKLYFWRKTKRRKTRMESLAVGDDSSVNVLCDAMSILAIVTVGLYGRISVVYHSHDHWTEF